The following coding sequences lie in one Plasmodium berghei ANKA genome assembly, chromosome: 7 genomic window:
- a CDS encoding vacuolar protein sorting-associated protein 2, putative produces MGGYFSKNLEECLREEKRNLNRSIRELEREIFKLENEKKQIEKNIKLYAKKNDITLVRTLAKDFVKVKQTVTKYSKIKSHLFSMKIKLQSVKSSEQLSKSLNDINKIITRVNKYIKLKNINKSIYDFQKQNDEVSLKEDMLDDLFDTLNYDIDMAEEEDIIVSKVLDGLGIQMNSKLDEIPSVSELKTEQVETKANVADFQERINNLKK; encoded by the coding sequence ATGGGAGGttatttttccaaaaaTTTGGAAGAATGTCTTAGAGAAGAAAAGCGAAATTTAAATCGATCCATAAGAGAACTGGAAAgggaaatatttaaattggagaatgaaaaaaaacaaatcgaaaaaaacataaaactatatgcaaaaaaaaatgatataactCTTGTTCGAACATTGGCAAAAGATTTTGTAAAAGTAAAGCAAACTGttacaaaatatagtaaaataaaatcacatttattttctatgaaaataaaattacaaaGTGTTAAATCTTCTGAACAGTTAAGTAAAAGTTTAAATGAtatcaataaaataattacaagagtaaataaatatattaaattaaaaaatattaataaatctatatacgattttcaaaaacaaaatgatgaaGTTTCATTAAAAGAAGATATGTTAGATGATCTGTTTGATACGttaaattatgatataGACATGGCAGAGGAGGAGGATATAATTGTTTCTAAAGTTTTAGATGGTTTGGGTATACAAATGAATTCAAAATTAGACGAAATACCATCAGTTAGCGAGCTTAAAACTGAGCAAGTTGAAACTAAAGCAAATGTAGCGGATTTTCAGGAAAGAATTAacaatttgaaaaaataa
- a CDS encoding EF-hand calcium-binding domain-containing protein, putative, with translation MRRGLRKVCEHFHKDKSQINCVRNIYGNNNVIKNNFLLCIQGRAFSNNITSEKIEYGNINPFTNRIASAYYWAESTRNKIHDSKINELREQFSILKDYDDSDLMIWRASFNQMDKDKDNFISHADLQKSDWSLEKYTLFQNYDMDKNNLIDFGEYIQAIIDIDTQHFKNFFQGFRKIDIELEFQKYAITEKNNSKKIIPLTKLMQMLKDKEFTCVTETDSRKLFNLMDMNQDGYLDFEDFVKWLGIK, from the exons ATGCGACGGGGTTTAAGGAAAGTATGTGAACATTTTCATAAAGATAAAAGTCAAATTAATTGTGtaagaaatatatacggaaataataatgtaattaaaaataattttttattatgtatacAAGGACGGGCttttagtaataatataacaagTGAAAAAATTGAGTATGGGAATATCAATCCTTTCACGAATAGAATAGCATCAGCTTATTATTGGGCTGAATCAActagaaataaaattcatgATTCAAAGATAAACGAATTACGAGAAcaattttctattttaaaagattACGACGATAGCGATTTAATGATATGGAGAGCATCGTTTAATCAAATGGATAAGGATAAGGACAATTTTATATCCCATGCAGATTTACAAAAGAGTGATTGGAgtttagaaaaatatactttatttcaaaattatgatatggataaaaataatttaattgaTTTCGGTGAATATATACAAGCAATTATCGATATAGATACGCAGCactttaaaaattttttccaGGGATTTAGAAAAATCGACATTGAGTTAGAGTTCCAGAAATATGCAA TTaccgaaaaaaataatagcaaAAAGATTATTCCATTAACAAAACTAATGCAAATGTTAAAAGATAAAGAATTCACATGTGTAACAGAAACAGATTCTCGAAAACTTTTTAATCTAATGGATATGAATCAAGATGGATATTTAGACTTTGAGGATTTTGTAAAg tGGCTAGGAATTAAATAA
- a CDS encoding small heat shock protein HSP20: MSCLCAGCGDKGEIKITPDHRINIKEKQSVPKNKNTLVNPNTVLEIMPDKNLKKQITFRPKVDIMYDSESCHAILVLDIPGFKIDDIDVEIGEGMLTIAGPRSQTELFETYGDNLVLHAKEREVGYFKRIFKLPHNILDDTAHAVYKNGILEIKMECKQFSYMHKVEINEA; encoded by the exons ATGAGTTGCTTATGTGCAGGATGTGGTGATAAGGGGGAGATCAAAATAACTCCTGATCatagaataaatata AAAGAAAAACAGTCTGTTcccaaaaataaaaacaccCTAGTTAACCCTAACACTGTTTTAGAAATCATGCctgataaaaatttgaaaaaacaaataacaTTTAGACCAAAAGTTGACATAATGTATGATTCTGAATCATGTCATGCTATTCTAGTTTTAGATATACCAGGATTTAAAATTGATGACATTGACGTAGAGATAGGAGAAGGAATGTTAACTATCGCAGGGCCAAGATCTCAAACTGAGTTATTTGAAACATATGGAGACAATCTTGTTTTACATGCTAAAGAAAGGGAAGTCGGTTATTTCAAAAGAATTTTCAAATTACCTCACAATATCCTTGATGACACTGCCCATGcagtatataaaaatg gAATACTCGAAATAAAGATGGAATGCAAACAATTCTCATACATGCATAAAGTAGAAATAAACGAAGCATAA
- a CDS encoding ribosome assembly protein RRB1, putative: MNDDLECDYSTYDLLFCPTTPWPCLSFDFIYNNQNKEDCISKSKINGKEFKGNELTYPIDITCVSGTQATEKESNSIYVIKWGNLNKLDLYLSSESASSNDEQIDKIENKKSIEKNNSDNNKQSEDDSVIICKSIKHTHGCINRIKSSKKINSLVGAWCEDKKVYIYEIRDEIEGLNERIYNENIQKDPVYIFNKHSNEGFAIDWNPIYGAQLLTGDNDGNLFLWLPDNMAKWKHENLNSTSIRNNCNKYSIEDIQWTKKGNGLGHVFAICSSDKSIKIVDTRNIKSVSTENQMQHLINREIGFKIDIPNAHSSDVNVITWNENFEFLLASGGDDSVVKIWDIRNTSKNVASLNFHKDSITSISWDSKDTYVLLTSSLDNSISVWDLSVESEGLEHSFAQYPDQLLFEHKNQNFITDAKFHPSYPGVIVSTSGECFNIFKPYNT; this comes from the coding sequence ATGAATGATGATTTAGAATGTGACTATAGTACATATGACTTGTTGTTTTGCCCAACAACTCCTTGGCCATGTTTGTcttttgattttatttataacaatcaaaataaagaagatTGTATTTcaaaatcaaaaataaatggaaaGGAATTTAAAGGAAATGAATTGACATACCCAATTGACATAACATGTGTTTCAGGTACACAAGCAACAGAAAAAGAATCGAACagtatatatgttattaaatggggaaatttaaataaactTGATCTTTATTTAAGTTCTGAAAGTGCATCTAGTAATGATGAACAAATAgataaaatagaaaataaaaaaagtatagaaaaaaataatagtgataataataaacaaagtGAAGATGATAGTGTAATTATATGCAAATCTATAAAACATACTCATGGGTGCATTAACAGAATTAAAAgtagtaaaaaaataaattcttTAGTCGGGGCATGGTGCGAAgataaaaaagtatatatttatgaaattCGTGATGAAATAGAGGGTTTAAATGAAcgaatatataatgaaaatattcaaaaggatcctgtttatatttttaacaaacATAGTAATGAAGGTTTTGCTATAGATTGGAATCCGATATATGGTGCTCAATTATTAACAGGTGATAATGAtggaaatttatttttatggcTACCTGACAATATGGCAAAATGGAAAcatgaaaatttaaactCTACTTCTATCAGAAATAATTGTAACAAATATAGTATAGAGGATATTCAATGGACTAAAAAAGGGAATGGATTAGGTCATGTATTTGCTATTTGTTCTTCTgataaaagtataaaaattgttgaCACTcgaaatattaaaagtgTTTCAACTGAAAACCAGATGCAACACTTGATTAATCGTGAAATTGGGTTCAAAATAGATATTCCTAATGCACATTCTAGTGATGTTAATGTTATAACATGGAATGAgaattttgaatttttattagcaTCAGGTGGAGATGATTCGGTAGTTAAAATTTGGGATATACGTAATACATCTAAAAATGTAGCTAGcttaaattttcataaagATTCTATTACATCAATTTCTTGGGATAGTAAAGATACTTATGTGTTGTTAACATCTAGTTTAGATAATTCGATTTCTGTTTGGGATCTATCAGTTGAATCTGAAGGTTTAGAACACTCTTTTGCTCAATACCCCGATCAATTATTGTTCGAAcataaaaatcaaaattttataacaGATGCAAAATTTCATCCATCCTATCCCGGTGTTATAGTATCAACATCAGGAGAGTGcttcaatatatttaaaccGTATAACACATAA
- a CDS encoding phosphopantothenoylcysteine decarboxylase, putative, protein MKLLLGITGSIAAIKTSEIVEKLKKECENKNIPIEIKYVATNVAFENFLTNFKEKIFLDKDEWLWKCRGDDILHIELRKWADLFVICPLDANTLAYISNGACPNLITSICRCWDFEKKILVFPCMNTYMFNHPITKHQLDIILSWGIKVIPPIEKVLACGEYGMGALPNVEDVIKEILECMNTL, encoded by the exons atgAAACTTCTACTCGGGATTACTGGAAGTATTGCTGCAATTAAAACCAGTGAAATAGTTgaaaaactaaaaaaagaatgcgaaaataaaaatattcctatagaaataaaatatgtagcTACAAATGTCGcatttgaaaattttctaaccaattttaaagaaaaaattttctTAGATAAAGATGAATGGTTATGGAAATGTCGAGGTGATGATATATTGCATATAGAATTAAGAAAATGGGCTGATCTTTTTGTTATATGCCCTTTAGATGCCAATACATTAGCTTATATATCAAATGGTGCATGCCCCAACTTAATA ACATCTATTTGCCGCTGTTGggattttgaaaaaaaaattttagtTTTTCCATGTATGAACACATACATGTTTAATCATCCAATTACAAAACATCAGCttgatataattttatcatgGGGAATAAAA GTTATTCCGCCTATTGAAAAAGTTTTGGCATGTGGTGAATATG GCATGGGAGCTCTTCCAAATGTAGAAGATGTAATTAAAGAGATACTGGAATGCATGAACACATTATAA
- a CDS encoding dihydrolipoyl dehydrogenase, apicoplast, putative, with protein sequence MRIISKIKLHKFYTIILICVSFLFILNKNEGIKIPQDAKSISVFNTNWKMKRGNHGSIQCNIALFPCKKKKTFFIELKNYKLICPKKVNIRYSEKIKPKLNAKSKNNNASEMEIYPNQYDVAILGCGVGGHAAAINAIERNLKVIIFAGSEESLGGTCVNVGCIPSKSLLYATNKYRELKNMSKLCNYGIYSNAYIDKEKDEIKSTQLVADSICMNINKLKEYTQNVIKKLKSGIIHGMKNTKFIQNPQSVQVVYDHGYIIDKNTIQSKKNKQIYKTKNIILATGSVPNVPQNINADQKTVFTSDQAVNLQGLKNYISIIGMGIIGLEFSDIYTALGSEITFFEYSSQFLPFVDSDVAKYFENVFLKTKPINYFLNTEIKYVHPASNGKPVVIGYSSHTKTNYDSETSTIQINEEHVKELHVDSCLVATGRKPNTENIGLENLNAKMNKGFVLVDDQLRVQIEPIQKTDQRNADTNEQNQSTDTQVHDNIFCIGDANGKQMLAHTASHQALRVIDYIEKKEKKKKEEIINSVENILNKPIIYKNIPSVCYTNPELAFVGISEKDANKLYPNSIDVEITYYKSNSKILCENNISLNTNKNNPYNKGSYNFNDNSNGMVKMVYNKYTKQLLGVFIVGNYASILIHEAVLAINHNLTIYDLAYMVHSHPTVTEVLDTTFKSASGIRTH encoded by the coding sequence ATGAGGATAATAAGCAAAATTAAACTCCacaaattttatacaattatCTTGATATGTGTAAGTTTCCTCtttattttaaacaaaaatgaaGGAATTAAAATTCCACAAGATGCAAAATCTATTTCTGTATTTAATACAAATTGGAAAATGAAAAGGGGAAATCATGGTTCTATTCAATGTAACATTGCATTATTTccttgtaaaaaaaaaaaaacattttttatagaattaaaaaattacaaattaATTTGTCCTAAAAAGGTTAATATAAGATAtagtgaaaaaataaaaccaaaattaaatgcaaaatcaaaaaataataatgcatCTGAAATGGAAATTTATCCAAATCAATATGATGTTGCAATATTAGGATGCGGGGTTGGTGGTCATGCAGCTGCTATTAATGCAATTGAAAGAAATTTAAaagttattatatttgcaGGAAGTGAAGAATCATTAGGGGGAACTTGTGTTAATGTTGGTTGTATACCAAGTAAATCCTTACTCTATgcaacaaataaatatagagaattaaaaaatatgagtAAATTATGCAACTATGGAATATATAGTAATGCTTATATAGATAAAGAAAaggatgaaataaaaagcaCACAATTAGTAGCTGATAGTATATgcatgaatataaataaattaaaagaatatacacaaaatgttattaaaaaattaaaaagtgGAATAATACATGGtatgaaaaatacaaaatttattcAAAACCCTCAATCAGTCCAAGTAGTTTATGATCATGGTTATattattgataaaaatactatacaaagtaaaaaaaataaacaaatatataaaacaaaaaatattatattagcAACTGGATCAGTTCCAAATGTTccacaaaatattaatgcTGATCAGAAAACTGTATTTACTAGTGATCAAGCAGTAAATTTACAAggtttaaaaaattatatttctataattGGTATGGGGATAATAGGATTAGAGTTTTCAGATATATATACAGCATTAGGATCTGaaattacattttttgaatattctTCTCAATTTCTTCCTTTTGTTGATTCTGATGTTgctaaatattttgaaaatgtttttttaaaaacaaaaccgattaattattttctcaATACAGAGATCAAATATGTTCACCCAGCTTCGAACGGAAAACCTGTTGTTATTGGTTATTCTTCACAcacaaaaacaaattatgaTTCAGAAACATCTACTATTCAAATTAATGAAGAACATGTTAAGGAACTTCATGTGGATAGTTGTCTAGTTGCTACTGGTAGAAAACCAAATACTGAAAACATTGGTcttgaaaatttaaacGCTAAAATGAACAAAGGCTTTGTTTTAGTAGATGATCAATTACGGGTTCAAATAGAACCCATTCAGAAGACAGACCAAAGAAATGCTGATacaaatgaacaaaatcAATCAACTGATACCCAAGTACATGATAACATATTTTGCATTGGAGATGCAAACGGTAAACAGATGCTGGCCCACACAGCTTCCCATCAAGCATTAAGAGTAATTgattatatagaaaaaaaagaaaaaaaaaaaaaagaggaaattataaattcagtcgaaaatatattaaataaacctataatatataaaaacatacCATCTGTTTGTTATACTAATCCAGAGTTAGCATTTGTTGGAATTTCTGAAAAAGATGCAAACAAATTGTATCCTAATTCCATAGATGTAGAAATAACTTATTATAAATCAAATTCAAAAATACTATgcgaaaataatatatcgttaaatactaataaaaataatccATATAACAAAggttcatataattttaatgacAATAGTAATGGTATGGTTAAAATggtttataataaatatacaaaacaATTACTTGGTGTTTTTATAGTTGGTAATTATGCTTCTATTTTAATACATGAAGCTGTTTTAGCTATCAATCATAATTTAACTATTTATGATTTGGCATATATGGTACATTCTCATCCGACTGTTACCGAAGTTTTAGATACAACTTTCAAATCAGCTTCAGGAATCAGAACACATTag
- a CDS encoding chaperone protein ClpB1, putative, with amino-acid sequence MQKNFIALFVIITISFLCKQGDGKRRFESRLNASNIDNNNILTPFGIARKSIRKNEAFINSNLKGDDILKRDKKKGFKSKINENKDEHNIKSKKYDQSGIKNRLSYSTKDQNHVNNYFFSKIENNSINKRNKMNQLFMSDEEYTINSDDYTEKAWDAISSLNKIGEKYESAYVEAEMLLLALLNDSPDGLAQRILKETGIDTDLLSHDIDVYLKKQPKMPSGFGEQKILGRTLQTVLSTSKRLKREFNDEYISIEHLLLSIISEDSKFTRPWLLKYNVNYEKVKKAVEKIRGKKKVTSKTPEMTYQALEKYSRDLTALARAGKLDPVIGRDEEIRRAIQILSRRTKNNPILLGDPGVGKTAIAEGLAIKIVQGDVPDSLKGRKLVSLDMSSLIAGAKYRGDFEERLKSILKEIQDSEGQVVMFIDEIHTVVGAGAVAEGALDAGNILKPLLARGELRCIGATTVSEYRQFIEKDKALERRFQQILVDQPSVDETISILRGLKERYEVHHGVRILDSALVQAAILSDRYISYRFLPDKAIDLIDEAASNLKIQLSSKPIQLDNIEKQLIQLEMEKISILGDKQSASLINKSNSGNDNNNVSTDYTQSQNFIKKRISEKEINRLKTIDHIMNELRKEQKNILESWTSEKMYVDNIRAIKERIDVVKIEIEKAERYFDLNRAAELRFETLPDLEKQLKTAEENYVNDIPERNRMLKDEVTSEDIMNIVSVSTGIRLNKLLKSEKEKILNLENELHKQIIGQDDAVKIVARAVQRSRVGMNNPKRPIASLMFLGPTGVGKTELSKVLADVLFDTPDAVIHFDMSEYMEKHSISKLIGAAPGYVGYEQGGLLTDAVRKKPYSIILFDEIEKAHPDVYNLLLRVIDEGKLSDTKGNVANFRNTIIIFTSNLGSQSILELANDPNKKEKIKEQVMKSVRETFRPEFYNRIDDHVIFDSLTKKELKEIANIEITKVANRLFDKNFKISIDDAVFSYIVDKAYDPSFGARPLKRVIQSEIETEIAIRILNETFVENDTIRVSLKDQKLHFSKG; translated from the coding sequence aaataaagatgagcataatataaaaagtaaaaaatatgatcaaagtggaataaaaaatagattAAGCTATTCTACAAAGGATCAAAATCATGTAAATAATTACTTTTTTagtaaaattgaaaataattctattaataaaagaaataaaatgaatcaATTATTTATGAGTGATGAAGAATATACAATAAATTCAGACGATTATACAGAAAAGGCATGGGATGCTATAAGttctttaaataaaattggagaaaaatatgaatccGCATATGTAGAAGCAGAGATGTTATTACTAGCTTTATTAAATGATTCACCAGATGGTTTGGCTCAAAGAATACTAAAAGAGACTGGAATAGATACAGATTTATTATCACATGATATAGatgtttatttaaaaaaacaaccTAAAATGCCTAGTGGTTTTGGagaacaaaaaattttagGACGAACATTACAAACTGTACTAAGCACTAGTAAACGATTAAAAAGGGAGTTTAatgatgaatatatatctatagAACATTTATTACTAAGTATAATTTCTGAAGATTCAAAATTTACACGACCATGGTTATTGAAATATAATgtaaattatgaaaaagtaaaaaaagctgttgaaaaaattcgaggcaaaaaaaaagttacaTCTAAAACTCCTGAAATGACATATCAAGctttagaaaaatatagtcGAGATTTAACAGCTTTAGCTAGGGCTGGGAAATTAGATCCCGTTATAGGCAGAGATGAAGAAATCAGAAGAGCAATACAAATCTTATCTAGAcgaacaaaaaataatccaATATTATTAGGAGACCCTGGAGTTGGTAAAACAGCAATAGCTGAAGGATTGgcaataaaaattgtacaAGGGGATGTACCTGATTCTTTAAAAGGAAGAAAATTAGTATCTTTAGATATGTCTTCATTAATTGCTGGTGCAAAATATAGAGGTGATTTTGAAGAAAGATTAAAAtctattttaaaagaaattcAAGATTCAGAAGGACAAGTGGTTATGTTCATAGATGAGATACATACCGTTGTCGGTGCTGGTGCAGTAGCAGAAGGTGCATTAGATGCAGGTAATATATTGAAACCATTACTAGCCAGAGGAGAATTAAGATGTATCGGCGCAACTACTGTTAGTGAATATAGACAGTTTATAGAAAAAGATAAAGCATTAGAAAGAAGATTTCAGCAAATATTAGTAGATCAACCAAGTGTTGATGAAACCATAAGTATATTGAGAGGATTAAAAGAAAGATATGAAGTACATCATGGAGTGCGTATATTAGATTCAGCGCTTGTACAAGCAGCAATATTATCTGATAGATACATAAGTTATCGATTTTTACCTGACAAAGCAATAGATCTTATTGATGAAGCTGCAtctaatttaaaaattcaattATCTAGTAAACCGATACAATTagataatattgaaaagCAATTGATTCAATTggaaatggaaaaaatatctaTTTTAGGAGATAAACAAAGTGCTagtttaataaataaatcgAATTCTGGTAATGATAATAACAATGTTTCTACAGATTATACACAGAGCCagaattttataaaaaaaagaatcagtgaaaaagaaataaacaGATTAAAAACAATTGATCATATCATGAATGAATTAAGAAAGGAACAAAAGAATATTTTAGAATCATGGACTAGTGAAAAGATGTATGTAGATAATATAAGAGCTATTAAGGAAAGAATAGATGTAGTTAAAATAGAAATCGAAAAGGCAGAAAGATATTTTGATTTGAACAGAGCTGCTGAATTACGATTTGAAACATTACCTGATTTagaaaaacaattaaaaactgctgaagaaaattatgtaaatGATATACCAGAAAGAAATCGAATGTTAAAAGATGAAGTTACTAGTGAAgatattatgaatatagTTAGTGTATCTACAGGCATTCgattaaataaattgttaaaatctgaaaaagaaaaaattttaaatctagaaaatgaattacataaacaaattattgGTCAAGATGATGCAGTAAAGATTGTTGCACGAGCAGTTCAAAGGTCAAGAGTTGGTATGAACAATCCTAAAAGACCAATAGCATCTCTTATGTTTTTAGGTCCGACAGGTGTAGGAAAAACAGAATTATCAAAGGTTTTAGCAGATGTACTATTTGATACCCCAGATGCTGTTATACATTTTGATATGTCAGAATACATGGAAAAACATTCAATAAGCAAATTAATAGGAGCAGCACCTGGATATGTTGGATATGAACAAGGTGGGTTACTTACAGATGCAGTTAGAAAAAAGCCGTATTCTATTATACTTTTTGATGAAATAGAAAAGGCACATCCAGATGTATACAATTTGTTGTTACGAGTTATAGATGAAGGTAAATTATCAGATACTAAAGGAAATGTTGCAAATTTTCGAAacactattattattttcacatCGAATTTAGGTAGCCAAAGTATATTAGAATTAGCAAATGatccaaataaaaaagaaaaaattaaagaacAAGTTATGAAATCAGTTAGAGAAACATTTAGACCCGAATTTTATAACCGAATTGATGATCATGTTATTTTTGATAGTCTAACgaaaaaagaattaaaagaaatagcAAATATAGAAATTACTAAAGTTGCCAACAgattatttgataaaaattttaaaataagtATTGATGATGCtgttttttcatatattgtTGATAAAGCATATGATCCTTCTTTTGGTGCTAGGCCATTAAAACGAGTTATTCAATCTGAAATAGAAACAGAAATTGCTATTAGAATCTTGAATGAAACGTTTGTAGAAAATGATACAATTCGTGTTTCCCTTAAAGATCaaaaattacatttttcaaaaggataa